The following proteins are co-located in the Deinococcus aerolatus genome:
- a CDS encoding Mu transposase C-terminal domain-containing protein, producing MTQPPLLRAGNIIRLNDQSWRIDEILSSGHAILSALGGIGAKQVRPLSDLDISPEKSVSLIAANDTPAKRGRLDLKWQFQDLYSQMTAHVIPDAVTVAGRAVGIARSTAYTWWRQWMTDAPLVKEYRSDVHRSRMPAEIEALMQEVITAAHALNQPRSRKRAYHDLQNKLSSLGLRNISYATFCRRVGDRPVLERMKPQRGRKAQDQLRPTKKGEVGAGPLDLVEVDHWMIDMILLADHDRRPVGVAYLTLLLDTATRVVLGYYLSFDPPNQYAVGRALYSAFQPKTEVLHRLGIQGEWPCWGVPKRLRPDNAAEFKSRLLQDLSLKYRFSLTPARPYRPRDKAKIEAFFGTLSRYVKDLPGSTKALPGGRQDGAREATRTLRELETELIDYIVNGYHRSIHETLQSTPLKAYQTSPHPEPVYSPNREALLVDVLPQLTVGRKVHPFGVLVHNIQYWNDSLIPLIGRSEKYIIKYDPYDLSSVWLLQGKAYIRLRYKDLGYPRLTLREYKQTRKAMRAAGHDPSDTDSVMGFYRRSEERSAESRAATQATRRSVTTEPQTKLEQPPERPTAADKQTWLAAPLLLEED from the coding sequence ATGACCCAACCCCCCCTATTGCGAGCGGGAAACATCATTCGTCTGAATGATCAGAGTTGGCGAATCGACGAGATTCTCTCCAGTGGACACGCAATTCTCAGTGCGTTAGGAGGCATAGGGGCAAAACAGGTTCGGCCACTCTCAGATCTGGACATCTCACCTGAGAAATCTGTCTCGCTCATCGCTGCGAACGACACACCGGCCAAGCGTGGGCGTCTTGATCTCAAGTGGCAGTTCCAGGACCTCTACTCGCAGATGACTGCGCACGTGATTCCTGATGCTGTTACAGTTGCCGGTCGTGCTGTCGGCATTGCACGAAGTACGGCCTACACCTGGTGGCGGCAGTGGATGACCGACGCACCACTGGTAAAAGAATACCGCTCAGATGTTCACCGTTCCCGTATGCCTGCGGAGATTGAGGCCCTTATGCAGGAGGTGATCACTGCTGCTCACGCGCTCAATCAGCCCCGATCAAGAAAACGAGCCTATCACGATCTGCAGAACAAACTATCTTCGCTTGGCCTCCGGAACATCAGTTACGCGACGTTCTGTCGCCGGGTGGGAGATCGGCCGGTTCTGGAACGCATGAAGCCACAGCGTGGACGAAAAGCTCAGGATCAACTCCGCCCGACGAAGAAAGGAGAGGTCGGGGCGGGCCCACTGGATCTGGTGGAAGTGGATCACTGGATGATCGATATGATTCTTCTCGCCGACCATGATCGGCGGCCTGTCGGTGTCGCCTACCTCACCCTGCTGCTAGACACCGCGACCCGAGTCGTTCTGGGCTACTACCTCTCCTTTGACCCGCCCAATCAGTACGCGGTGGGCCGCGCGCTCTACAGCGCCTTTCAGCCTAAGACGGAGGTCCTGCACCGCCTGGGCATTCAGGGCGAATGGCCGTGCTGGGGCGTACCCAAACGGCTGCGTCCAGACAACGCCGCCGAATTCAAGTCACGGCTTCTCCAAGACCTTTCACTCAAATACCGCTTCAGCCTCACCCCTGCTCGACCATATCGACCTCGAGACAAGGCCAAAATAGAGGCGTTTTTCGGCACCCTGAGCCGATATGTAAAAGACCTGCCCGGAAGCACCAAGGCACTCCCTGGGGGCCGTCAAGATGGCGCGCGCGAGGCTACCCGTACCCTTCGTGAACTTGAGACGGAGTTGATCGACTACATTGTCAACGGTTACCACCGATCCATCCACGAGACCCTGCAGTCCACGCCGCTCAAGGCATATCAAACTTCGCCGCACCCGGAGCCCGTCTATTCACCCAACCGGGAGGCACTTCTTGTGGATGTTCTGCCTCAACTTACCGTTGGACGAAAAGTTCATCCATTTGGTGTACTCGTGCACAACATCCAGTACTGGAATGACAGCCTCATTCCACTGATCGGTCGATCCGAGAAATACATTATTAAGTACGATCCTTATGACCTGAGCTCTGTGTGGTTGCTGCAGGGGAAAGCGTACATTCGCCTCCGGTACAAGGATCTGGGATATCCCAGGCTTACACTCAGAGAATACAAGCAGACGCGAAAGGCTATGCGGGCTGCAGGCCATGATCCATCCGATACCGACTCCGTCATGGGATTCTACCGGCGTAGTGAGGAGAGGTCGGCCGAAAGTCGTGCCGCCACCCAGGCCACGCGGCGTTCAGTGACGACTGAGCCGCAAACCAAGCTAGAGCAGCCGCCTGAGCGCCCTACAGCCGCGGACAAACAGACCTGGCTGGCTGCCCCTTTGCTCCTGGAGGAAGATTGA
- a CDS encoding TniB family NTP-binding protein has protein sequence MNLTAAAQRLLQAPLNEQITHVRRRRRLNYAAANQFMSRVQNLHQHQYQHRSRCLALTGEQWHGKTTLLDWIHDRAKQHSPHGTPSLRADVAAGWNLVSLYNVCLKSLGAPISLRGDSDRKFDALCKILAKKETNLIILDEFHDVRRCQPRQMPMILSGLRALCNLPGVTVVLSGLPEVVDILRNDPQLSSRFERHQLRKWEDGPEYYAFLATVLSDFPFPEESELLNPDSELASKLLHLGRYRLGAFSVILCEAACLALAAGRPCVTRADIQTVATTFWAGQD, from the coding sequence TTGAATCTCACCGCAGCAGCGCAGCGGTTGCTCCAAGCTCCGCTCAACGAGCAGATCACTCATGTACGGCGTCGCCGACGTCTCAACTACGCCGCAGCGAATCAGTTTATGTCGAGGGTGCAGAACCTACACCAACATCAGTATCAGCACCGTTCACGCTGTCTGGCCCTCACCGGAGAGCAATGGCATGGAAAGACCACGCTGCTCGATTGGATTCATGACCGGGCAAAACAACATTCCCCCCACGGCACGCCCAGTCTCCGGGCAGATGTCGCCGCAGGGTGGAACCTGGTGTCACTCTACAACGTTTGCCTCAAGTCATTGGGGGCCCCAATCTCCCTTCGAGGCGACAGCGACCGGAAATTCGATGCGCTCTGCAAAATCCTCGCGAAGAAGGAGACAAATCTCATCATCCTGGATGAATTTCATGACGTTCGGCGGTGCCAGCCCAGACAGATGCCCATGATCCTCTCGGGTCTGAGAGCCCTGTGCAACCTCCCTGGCGTCACGGTGGTGCTTTCCGGCCTGCCTGAGGTCGTGGATATCCTTCGCAACGACCCCCAGCTTTCGTCGCGATTTGAACGACATCAACTGAGAAAATGGGAGGATGGTCCGGAATACTACGCGTTTCTTGCGACAGTTCTATCTGATTTTCCTTTTCCAGAAGAATCAGAACTGCTGAATCCAGATTCAGAGCTGGCGTCGAAGCTTCTGCATTTGGGGCGGTATCGCCTGGGGGCATTTTCCGTCATCCTCTGTGAGGCCGCCTGCTTGGCCTTGGCAGCGGGACGACCCTGTGTGACACGCGCCGATATTCAAACGGTTGCAACCACCTTCTGGGCAGGACAGGATTAA
- a CDS encoding tyrosine-type recombinase/integrase, translating into MFKWLSKADDDTISHWARNISDARDESSLGVLLEFYLLHASRKQAHISPRTLLAYRTGLSAFLIWCEAEDVNISQPMRRDLARYRLHLENRPNRGRRGGSHLAPSTVGAYLTTVRLLYRALHWADVIQGPFPEDVRSPIDPTRSAVKNPPYDQEVERALELATPGIRALLLLCAHGGLRISEALMARRSHLHGAVLLVKGKGEKTRQVPLSARTREALLTLPAPAGQDAYFDWTYNQAYYRVQNLFRDAQVEWRGFHAARKAAASRLYHQTRDFTRVAIFLGHSSVDTTRRYVRMDEDDVAAEVEQW; encoded by the coding sequence ATGTTCAAGTGGCTTTCAAAAGCCGACGATGACACCATCAGCCACTGGGCTAGGAACATCTCGGACGCTAGGGACGAGTCTAGCCTGGGCGTTCTACTGGAATTCTATTTGTTGCACGCCAGCCGGAAACAGGCGCATATCAGCCCACGAACACTCCTCGCTTACCGCACTGGGCTTTCCGCCTTTCTGATCTGGTGTGAAGCTGAAGACGTCAATATCTCCCAGCCCATGCGCCGTGACCTGGCCCGTTACCGATTGCATCTGGAGAATCGTCCGAATCGAGGGCGTCGGGGCGGCTCACATCTTGCCCCAAGCACCGTCGGCGCCTATCTGACCACTGTACGCCTCCTGTACCGCGCACTGCACTGGGCGGACGTGATCCAAGGCCCCTTCCCTGAGGACGTCCGGAGCCCTATTGATCCCACCCGCAGCGCTGTTAAAAACCCTCCTTATGACCAGGAGGTTGAAAGGGCGCTGGAGCTGGCCACACCAGGGATTCGCGCACTTCTCCTGCTTTGTGCGCACGGTGGCCTCCGCATTTCAGAAGCCCTCATGGCAAGGCGCAGTCACCTCCACGGCGCCGTACTTCTCGTGAAGGGAAAGGGGGAGAAGACGCGGCAGGTGCCGCTCAGTGCGAGAACCCGAGAGGCGCTGCTAACATTGCCTGCACCCGCAGGCCAGGACGCCTATTTTGACTGGACTTACAATCAGGCGTACTACCGTGTACAGAACCTTTTCCGCGACGCTCAAGTTGAATGGCGCGGGTTTCACGCTGCCCGCAAAGCGGCCGCCTCACGCTTGTACCACCAGACCCGGGACTTCACCCGGGTTGCGATCTTCCTCGGGCACAGTTCGGTGGACACCACGAGGCGTTACGTCAGGATGGACGAGGATGATGTTGCAGCCGAAGTGGAACAATGGTGA
- a CDS encoding helix-turn-helix domain-containing protein, which yields MAQAKRPNRTFEGRKSQALGRMGKGMNLSGPKIRQARLDRNPQWSQEELSAAVAETYGLDLSATTISKIERAERSMYDFELRALCAVLKLDANIVLELTPSAIK from the coding sequence ATGGCCCAAGCCAAACGACCCAACCGCACGTTCGAAGGCCGGAAATCCCAAGCCCTCGGAAGGATGGGGAAAGGCATGAACCTAAGTGGTCCCAAAATCCGGCAGGCCCGGCTGGACAGGAACCCCCAATGGTCGCAAGAGGAGCTGAGCGCCGCCGTTGCAGAAACGTATGGCCTTGACCTCTCGGCCACGACCATCAGCAAGATCGAGCGTGCAGAGCGGAGCATGTACGATTTTGAGCTCCGAGCACTGTGTGCTGTGTTGAAACTGGACGCCAATATCGTTCTTGAATTGACTCCATCTGCCATTAAGTGA
- the nucS gene encoding endonuclease NucS, whose amino-acid sequence MIRAQLLTPDPASLTTFLNTHTRTRDVLLQIAGLAEVTYHGRAASTAEVGAYLVLIKRDGSLQIHAPTGIKPMNWQPRTDELSARVEHGHCVLHASRRSPEELVRVTFLYPHLALALDLHEEASFTLSGSEKQMQDALARHPDLIEPGLTVLDRELLIDSGGIDLYARDTHGRFVVVELKRGRATQDAVSQLGRYVATVHKTGVGEVRGILAAPSITAPALKELRARGLEFREIGAWPDAPAPAVLPSLFD is encoded by the coding sequence ATGATCCGCGCTCAACTCCTCACGCCGGACCCCGCCAGTCTGACCACCTTCCTCAACACTCACACCCGCACCCGCGACGTCCTCCTCCAGATCGCTGGCCTCGCCGAAGTTACCTACCACGGCCGCGCGGCCAGCACCGCCGAAGTCGGCGCGTACCTCGTCCTGATCAAACGCGACGGCAGCCTACAGATCCACGCGCCCACCGGCATCAAACCCATGAACTGGCAACCCCGCACGGACGAACTCAGCGCCCGCGTCGAACACGGTCACTGCGTGTTGCACGCGTCTCGCCGCAGTCCGGAGGAGCTGGTGCGGGTAACCTTCCTTTACCCGCATCTGGCTCTCGCGCTGGATTTGCACGAGGAGGCGTCCTTCACGCTGTCCGGTTCAGAAAAACAGATGCAGGACGCCCTGGCCCGTCACCCGGACCTGATTGAGCCCGGCCTGACCGTGCTGGACCGCGAGCTGCTGATTGATTCCGGCGGCATCGACCTGTACGCACGCGACACACACGGCCGGTTCGTGGTGGTGGAACTCAAGCGGGGCCGCGCGACGCAGGATGCTGTCAGTCAGCTGGGCCGTTACGTGGCGACGGTGCATAAAACTGGAGTGGGCGAGGTCCGGGGCATTCTGGCCGCGCCGTCGATTACCGCGCCGGCCTTGAAGGAGTTGCGCGCCCGTGGCCTGGAATTCCGCGAGATCGGGGCCTGGCCGGATGCGCCCGCACCCGCTGTCCTGCCTTCCCTGTTCGACTGA